The Felis catus isolate Fca126 chromosome X, F.catus_Fca126_mat1.0, whole genome shotgun sequence genome includes a region encoding these proteins:
- the OTUD6A gene encoding OTU domain-containing protein 6A, with amino-acid sequence MEDSQREQERMIRRHLLEKEELQARIQGMKNSVPKSDKKRRKQLLLDVARLEAEMEQKHRQEMERFQESCPDNGNGNLDSITEDLAKMDLENRPPSVSRAQKRRERRAALQRERQGSIAEVEMEHLASFRREEEEKLAAILGPKNLEMKDIPADRHCMYRAIQDQLVFSVTVESLRNRTALYMRKHVDDFLPFFSDPETGDAYSRDDFLSYCDDIVRKSLWGSQLELRALSHVLQTPIEVIQAESPIIVIGKEYTRKPLTLVYLHYTCNLGEHYNSVRSLEAGAVGGAAPRLF; translated from the coding sequence ATGGAAGATTctcagagagagcaagagcggaTGATACGACGCCACCTTCTCGAGAAGGAAGAGCTTCAGGCCCGCATCCAGGGCATGAAGAACTCGGTCCCCAAGAGCgacaagaagagaagaaagcagtTGCTCCTAGACGTGGCCCGCCTCGAGGCTGAGATGGAGCAGAAGCACCGGCAGGAAATGGAGAGGTTCCAAGAGAGTTGCCCTGATAACGGTAACGGCAACCTCGATTCCATCACAGAAGATCTTGCCAAGATGGATCTTGAGAACCGGCCTCCCAGCGTGTCGAGGGCACAGAAAAGGCGCGAAAGAAGGGCGGCCCTCCAGAGAGAGCGCCAGGGGAGCATCGCCGAGGTGGAGATGGAGCATCTGGCCAGCTTCCGCCGTGAAGAGGAGGAGAAGCTCGCCGCCATACTGGGACCCAAGAACCTGGAGATGAAGGACATCCCGGCCGACCGCCACTGCATGTACCGCGCCATCCAAGACCAGCTGGTGTTCTCCGTGACCGTGGAGAGCCTGCGGAACCGCACCGCCCTGTACATGCGCAAGCACGTCGACGACTTTCTGCCCTTCTTCAGTGACCCCGAAACTGGCGACGCCTACAGCCGCGATGACTTCTTGAGCTACTGCGACGACATCGTGCGCAAGTCGTTGTGGGGAAGCCAGCTGGAGCTGAGGGCCCTCTCGCACGTCCTGCAGACCCCCATCGAGGTGATCCAGGCCGAATCGCCCATCATCGTCATTGGGAAGGAGTATACCAGGAAGCCGCTCACCCTCGTCTACTTGCACTACACCTGCAACCTCGGGGAGCACTACAACTCGGTGAGGTCGCTGGAGGCCGGCGCCGTCGGGGGCGCGGCACCGCGGCTCTTCTAG